One window of Corallococcus silvisoli genomic DNA carries:
- a CDS encoding RNA polymerase sigma factor: MGPHAAVLAFPTLNDLYAQHRSRALAIARRIVGDTDDAEDVVQDVFLRLSRQPPGLDGRATWTTWLHRVMVNSSINWLRARRRRERLTHAPQELVSPEAHAVGTQMQRHFHEALEEVNPQQRQVLYLREVRGLGSAEIARLLRIPEGTVKSALHRGRQRALTVMEERGQRP; encoded by the coding sequence ATGGGCCCGCACGCCGCCGTCCTCGCCTTCCCCACCCTGAATGACCTGTACGCCCAGCACCGCTCCCGGGCGCTGGCCATCGCCCGGCGCATCGTGGGCGACACCGACGACGCGGAGGACGTGGTCCAGGACGTCTTCCTGCGCCTGTCGCGGCAGCCTCCGGGGCTGGACGGGCGGGCGACCTGGACCACGTGGCTGCACCGGGTGATGGTGAACAGCAGCATCAACTGGCTGCGCGCGCGCCGGCGCCGGGAGCGGCTGACGCACGCCCCCCAGGAGCTGGTGTCCCCGGAAGCGCACGCCGTGGGCACCCAGATGCAGCGCCACTTCCATGAAGCGCTGGAGGAGGTGAACCCCCAGCAGCGCCAGGTGCTCTACCTGCGCGAGGTGCGCGGCCTGGGCTCCGCGGAGATCGCCCGGCTCCTGCGCATCCCGGAGGGCACGGTGAAGAGCGCCCTGCACCGGGGCCGCCAGCGCGCCCTCACCGTGATGGAGGAGCGCGGCCAGCGTCCCTGA
- a CDS encoding sigma 54-interacting transcriptional regulator: MPELVFFRRGEEVLRVAVDRARLVLGRGDSSDVAIPDPEVSRLQAALLWDGQTCRVEDLSGKGTKVAGASVERAELPDGADIELGQWRAVFRQHGASEDADAATEAGHSTAVQGRDAQRWQAAQVRVKQGTSEAVHRLTGDSFTVGKDAGNDLVLQDRFISGRHLKVTRKDGVFHVVDLRSTNGTWLGPVRLFEAEVTLPTSLRVGEAELILEAVPSTKKEATTFHGILGSDPAVRQLADLIQRVAPSTAAVTILGESGTGKELVANALHACSPRANRPLIPVNCAAISKELIESELFGHEKGAFTGSVGARKGAFEEADGGTLFLDEIGELPLDLQAKLLRALESGEIKRVGASRPLHVDVRVVAATNRDLLAAAREGRFREDLYYRLCVVPLHLPPLRSRRGDVVALAEHFVRAFAPRGQVVRFTPSALDRLQQHAWPGNIRELRNVVHRALLLRKGPSIDASDLSFDQEVNRETGITVPELPPGMTLEQMLEKLERQIIETALRRFNNNRERVARELGLARSTLFKRLKDWGLTKQDEQE; the protein is encoded by the coding sequence ATGCCGGAGCTGGTCTTCTTCCGTCGAGGCGAGGAAGTGCTGCGGGTGGCGGTGGACCGGGCGCGGTTGGTGCTCGGTCGGGGTGACTCGAGCGACGTGGCCATTCCGGATCCGGAGGTGAGCCGCCTGCAGGCGGCCCTCCTGTGGGATGGCCAGACGTGCCGGGTGGAGGACCTGTCCGGCAAGGGCACCAAGGTCGCGGGCGCGTCGGTGGAGCGCGCGGAGCTGCCCGACGGCGCGGACATCGAGCTGGGCCAGTGGCGCGCGGTGTTCCGCCAGCACGGCGCCAGCGAGGACGCGGACGCGGCCACCGAGGCGGGCCACTCCACCGCCGTGCAGGGTCGGGACGCGCAGCGCTGGCAGGCGGCGCAGGTGCGGGTGAAGCAGGGCACCTCGGAGGCCGTGCACCGGCTCACCGGCGACAGCTTCACGGTGGGCAAGGACGCGGGAAACGACCTGGTGCTCCAGGACCGGTTCATCTCCGGCCGGCACCTCAAGGTGACGCGCAAGGACGGCGTCTTCCACGTCGTGGACCTGCGCTCCACCAACGGCACGTGGCTGGGCCCGGTGCGCCTCTTCGAGGCGGAGGTCACGCTGCCCACCTCGCTGCGCGTGGGCGAGGCGGAGCTCATCCTGGAGGCGGTGCCCTCCACGAAGAAGGAGGCCACGACCTTCCACGGCATCCTTGGGAGCGATCCGGCGGTGCGGCAGCTGGCGGACCTCATCCAGCGCGTGGCTCCGTCCACCGCCGCCGTCACCATCCTGGGCGAGTCCGGAACGGGCAAGGAGCTGGTGGCGAACGCGCTGCACGCGTGCTCGCCGCGCGCGAACCGGCCGCTCATCCCGGTCAACTGCGCGGCCATCTCCAAGGAGCTGATTGAGAGCGAGCTGTTCGGCCACGAGAAGGGCGCCTTCACCGGCTCCGTGGGCGCGCGCAAGGGCGCCTTCGAGGAGGCGGACGGCGGCACCCTCTTCCTGGATGAAATTGGAGAGCTGCCGTTGGACCTCCAGGCCAAGCTGCTGCGCGCGCTGGAGAGCGGCGAAATCAAGCGCGTGGGCGCGAGCCGCCCCCTGCACGTGGACGTGCGCGTCGTGGCGGCCACCAACCGGGACCTGCTGGCGGCGGCGCGCGAGGGCCGCTTCCGCGAGGACCTCTACTACCGCCTGTGCGTCGTCCCGTTGCACCTGCCGCCCCTGCGCAGCCGCCGGGGGGACGTGGTGGCGCTGGCGGAGCACTTCGTGCGCGCGTTCGCCCCTCGCGGGCAGGTCGTGCGCTTCACCCCGTCCGCGCTGGACAGGCTCCAGCAACACGCCTGGCCGGGCAACATCCGCGAGCTGCGCAACGTGGTGCACCGCGCGCTGCTCCTGCGCAAGGGGCCGTCCATCGACGCGAGCGACCTGTCCTTCGACCAGGAGGTCAACCGCGAGACGGGCATCACCGTGCCGGAGCTGCCGCCGGGCATGACGCTGGAGCAGATGCTGGAGAAGCTGGAGCGGCAGATCATCGAAACCGCGCTGCGCCGCTTCAACAACAACCGCGAGCGCGTGGCCCGTGAGCTGGGCCTCGCGCGCTCCACCCTCTTCAAGCGCCTGAAGGACTGGGGCCTGACGAAGCAGGACGAACAGGAGTAG
- a CDS encoding M50 family metallopeptidase: MRTASGATLDFGRLALLLLLMGASWYFWYSPVLWPVKVLVVMMHESGHAIATLLVGGSVDRVHLQVNEGGSCLSRLPPGVFNRVIVSSAGYLGSAVAGAALMLATFRFRLGRAVMGAASVWLAVMGFFYAGDLFTLAFCLGMALAMGLGARFLPTGLVDALNLFLAAFTALYVVFDLRDDLWNSAVRAQSDAGILASETWVPSIVWAALWTLLSLVLLGVSAYWAMHAKPASGVKMPPVARARRV, encoded by the coding sequence ATGCGGACCGCGAGCGGAGCGACCCTGGATTTCGGACGGCTGGCGCTGCTCCTCCTGTTGATGGGGGCATCCTGGTACTTCTGGTATTCGCCGGTGCTGTGGCCGGTGAAGGTGCTGGTGGTGATGATGCACGAAAGCGGGCATGCCATCGCCACGCTGCTGGTGGGGGGCTCGGTGGACCGGGTGCACCTCCAGGTGAACGAGGGTGGCAGCTGCCTGTCCCGCCTGCCGCCCGGGGTGTTCAACCGCGTCATCGTGTCATCGGCGGGCTACCTGGGCAGCGCGGTGGCGGGGGCGGCGCTGATGCTGGCCACGTTCCGCTTCCGGCTGGGCCGCGCGGTGATGGGCGCGGCGTCGGTGTGGCTGGCGGTGATGGGCTTCTTCTACGCGGGGGACCTGTTCACGCTGGCGTTCTGCCTGGGCATGGCGCTGGCCATGGGACTGGGCGCGCGCTTCCTGCCCACCGGGCTGGTGGACGCGCTCAACCTGTTCCTCGCGGCCTTCACGGCGCTCTACGTCGTGTTCGATCTGCGGGACGACCTGTGGAACAGCGCGGTGCGCGCCCAGAGCGACGCGGGCATCCTCGCGAGCGAGACGTGGGTGCCGTCCATCGTCTGGGCGGCGCTGTGGACGCTGCTGTCGCTGGTGCTGCTGGGCGTGTCCGCGTACTGGGCCATGCACGCGAAGCCGGCCAGCGGCGTGAAGATGCCGCCCGTGGCCCGCGCCCGGCGGGTGTGA
- a CDS encoding MBL fold metallo-hydrolase → MPTPYVRQLKLGPMDNFVYLVGPADGPEVVVVDPAWDVPAIEAAVAQDGKRVVGAFVSHCHGDHINGLAELLSRHDVPVYAQAEEVAFSRELRTWGGDALRPLRAGDAVPVGARTFQALHTPGHTPGSHCLLAEDALVSGDTVFINGCGRCDLPGSNPEDMYRSLSQVLLKVPDSARLFPGHDYADVPVAGMEAVRQKNPYFGFPDMASFVAFRMRPRK, encoded by the coding sequence ATGCCTACGCCGTACGTACGCCAGCTGAAGCTGGGACCCATGGACAACTTCGTCTACCTCGTGGGGCCCGCGGACGGGCCGGAGGTGGTGGTGGTGGATCCCGCCTGGGATGTGCCGGCCATCGAGGCGGCGGTGGCCCAGGACGGCAAGCGCGTGGTGGGCGCGTTCGTGTCCCACTGCCATGGCGACCACATCAACGGCCTGGCGGAGCTGCTGTCGCGCCATGACGTGCCGGTGTACGCGCAGGCGGAGGAGGTGGCCTTCTCACGCGAGCTGCGCACGTGGGGCGGCGACGCGCTGCGCCCGCTGAGGGCGGGAGACGCGGTGCCCGTGGGCGCGCGCACGTTCCAGGCGCTGCACACGCCCGGGCACACGCCGGGATCGCACTGCTTGCTGGCGGAGGACGCGCTGGTGTCCGGGGACACGGTCTTCATCAACGGCTGTGGCCGGTGCGACCTGCCGGGCAGCAACCCGGAGGACATGTACCGTTCGCTGTCACAGGTGCTGCTGAAGGTGCCGGACTCGGCGCGGCTGTTCCCCGGGCACGACTACGCGGACGTGCCGGTGGCGGGCATGGAGGCCGTGCGTCAGAAGAACCCGTACTTCGGCTTCCCGGACATGGCGTCCTTCGTGGCCTTCCGCATGCGGCCGCGCAAGTGA
- a CDS encoding S46 family peptidase: MKKTLLLLCLVAAPALAGEGKWTPQQVLELSPAWLKAQGLQLPPNKLWDPKRGTGLLAGTVNTGGCSGSFISASGLIITNHHCAFSIIQEHSSPQKDLITDGFLAKSPAEELPGKGARVQVPRGFKDVTAEINAAVPQGADDLARYKAIDRKQKELVAECEKRPATRCQVATFDGGVNYTLVDAVELQDVRLVYAPPRAVGEYGGEEDNWMWPRHTGDFSIIRAYTAPDGTSAAYSEKNVPYKAEFFFPLSTQGVKPGDFVMVLGYPGSTYRTLLAEEMAERQARYYPRIRDVLGEAIRILEAEGEKDPAGKIAVASQLKGLHNVYKNAGGQLAGLQRGHIVTKQRDTEAATVAWAQKAPAKWGDALKAREALLTEQQAAGKTFEREFLLGMSGRLARGPALATSVSRLAMERAKPDLERRPEYMDRELPRIKDRLEREQKNLFLAADKVLLHAFVKRAQALKPDERIASVDAVFGTTYSEKDVAAKIDALYAGTKVLTQAERMKMADESVAQLAARQDPMLAFGMALAKEQAALDDTRDRRQGAASRLRPAWRKAVMAQAGKPIAPDANSTLRVTFAKVQGYTPRDGALYLPQTTLSGMLQKHTGEEPFNAPEKVRAAAEAKKFGAWADPRLKDVPVDFLSDADTTGGNSGSPTVNGKGELVGVNFDRVWENVANDFGYNPDVARNVNVDVRYLLWNLDQVEDADALLRELNIRKGPPVAKEMR, from the coding sequence ATGAAGAAGACGCTCCTTCTCCTCTGTCTCGTGGCTGCCCCGGCGCTCGCCGGGGAAGGGAAGTGGACCCCCCAGCAGGTGCTGGAGCTGAGTCCCGCCTGGCTCAAGGCCCAGGGCCTCCAGCTGCCGCCCAACAAGCTGTGGGACCCCAAGCGCGGCACGGGCCTGCTGGCGGGCACGGTGAACACCGGCGGCTGCTCCGGGTCGTTCATCTCCGCCTCCGGCCTGATCATCACCAACCACCACTGCGCCTTCTCCATCATCCAGGAGCACAGCTCCCCCCAGAAGGACCTCATCACCGACGGCTTCCTCGCCAAGAGCCCGGCCGAGGAGCTTCCGGGCAAGGGAGCCCGGGTGCAGGTGCCGCGCGGCTTCAAGGACGTGACGGCGGAGATCAACGCCGCCGTGCCGCAGGGCGCGGACGACCTCGCGCGCTACAAGGCCATCGACCGCAAGCAGAAGGAGCTGGTCGCCGAGTGCGAGAAGCGCCCCGCCACCCGCTGCCAGGTCGCCACCTTCGATGGCGGCGTGAACTACACGCTGGTGGACGCCGTGGAGCTGCAGGACGTGCGGCTCGTCTACGCGCCGCCGCGCGCGGTGGGTGAGTACGGCGGCGAGGAGGACAACTGGATGTGGCCCCGCCACACCGGTGACTTCTCCATCATCCGCGCGTACACCGCGCCGGACGGGACCTCCGCCGCGTACAGCGAGAAGAACGTGCCCTACAAGGCGGAGTTCTTCTTCCCGCTGTCCACCCAGGGCGTGAAGCCGGGCGACTTCGTGATGGTGCTGGGCTACCCGGGGAGCACCTACCGCACGCTGCTCGCGGAGGAGATGGCGGAGCGCCAGGCGCGCTACTACCCGCGCATCCGCGACGTGCTGGGCGAGGCCATCCGCATCCTGGAGGCCGAGGGTGAGAAGGATCCGGCCGGGAAGATCGCCGTGGCCTCGCAGCTCAAGGGCCTGCACAACGTCTACAAGAACGCGGGCGGCCAGCTCGCGGGCCTCCAGCGCGGCCACATCGTGACGAAGCAGCGCGACACCGAGGCCGCCACCGTCGCCTGGGCCCAGAAGGCCCCCGCGAAGTGGGGCGACGCCCTCAAGGCCCGGGAGGCGCTGCTCACCGAACAGCAGGCGGCCGGGAAGACCTTCGAGCGCGAGTTCCTGCTCGGCATGTCCGGGCGCCTGGCGCGCGGGCCCGCGCTGGCCACGTCCGTGTCGCGGCTGGCCATGGAGCGCGCGAAGCCGGACCTGGAGCGCCGCCCGGAGTACATGGACCGCGAGCTGCCGCGCATCAAGGACCGCCTGGAGCGCGAGCAGAAGAACCTCTTCCTCGCCGCGGACAAGGTGCTCCTCCACGCGTTCGTGAAGCGCGCGCAGGCGCTCAAGCCGGACGAGCGCATCGCGTCCGTGGACGCCGTCTTCGGCACGACCTATTCGGAGAAGGACGTCGCCGCGAAGATCGACGCGCTCTACGCGGGCACGAAGGTCCTCACCCAGGCGGAGCGGATGAAGATGGCGGACGAGTCCGTCGCGCAGCTCGCCGCGCGCCAGGACCCGATGCTGGCGTTCGGCATGGCGCTGGCGAAGGAGCAGGCCGCGCTGGATGACACGCGCGACCGTCGCCAGGGTGCCGCGTCGCGCCTGCGGCCGGCCTGGCGCAAGGCGGTGATGGCCCAGGCGGGCAAGCCCATCGCGCCGGATGCCAACAGCACGCTGCGCGTGACGTTCGCCAAGGTGCAGGGCTACACGCCGCGCGACGGCGCGCTGTACCTGCCTCAGACGACGCTGTCGGGCATGCTCCAGAAGCACACCGGCGAGGAGCCCTTCAACGCGCCAGAGAAGGTGCGCGCGGCCGCGGAGGCGAAGAAGTTCGGCGCCTGGGCGGACCCCCGGCTGAAGGACGTGCCGGTGGACTTCCTGTCGGACGCGGACACCACGGGCGGCAACTCCGGCAGCCCCACGGTGAACGGCAAGGGCGAGCTGGTGGGCGTGAACTTCGACCGCGTGTGGGAGAACGTCGCGAACGATTTCGGCTACAATCCGGACGTGGCCCGGAACGTCAACGTGGACGTGCGCTACCTGCTGTGGAACCTCGACCAGGTCGAGGACGCGGACGCGCTGCTGCGCGAGCTCAACATCCGCAAGGGCCCGCCGGTGGCGAAGGAGATGCGCTGA
- the gspM gene encoding type II secretion system protein GspM: MGKLREIFAPLQTWFERLSDRERKLVAIAGSAVLVFVLFVTLFSFANSAQGYRRRTQDKLAKLQEVQALAISYGQAQAERQSVEQQLTQSNVRLITYIEDKATAAGLTVPNMTPKGDVGVGDGKIIESSVELTFTDVDLRKLTDFLRTVETGPGIVKVKYLRVEPRPATDTLTAWTTVATYRMKQ; the protein is encoded by the coding sequence ATGGGAAAGCTTCGGGAAATCTTCGCGCCGCTCCAGACATGGTTCGAGCGGCTGAGCGACCGCGAGCGCAAGCTCGTGGCGATCGCCGGCTCCGCGGTCCTGGTGTTCGTCCTCTTCGTCACGCTCTTCAGCTTCGCCAACAGCGCGCAGGGCTACCGCCGGCGCACGCAGGACAAGCTGGCGAAGCTGCAGGAGGTCCAGGCCCTGGCCATCAGCTACGGCCAGGCCCAGGCGGAGCGCCAGAGCGTGGAGCAGCAGCTGACGCAGAGCAACGTGCGGCTCATCACGTACATTGAAGACAAGGCCACCGCCGCCGGCCTCACCGTCCCCAACATGACGCCCAAGGGCGACGTGGGCGTGGGGGATGGGAAGATCATCGAGAGCTCCGTGGAGCTGACGTTCACGGACGTGGACCTGCGCAAGCTGACGGACTTCCTGCGCACGGTGGAGACGGGCCCGGGCATCGTGAAGGTGAAGTACCTGCGCGTGGAGCCCCGGCCCGCCACGGACACCCTGACGGCCTGGACCACCGTCGCCACCTACCGGATGAAGCAATAG
- a CDS encoding APC family permease, whose amino-acid sequence MPRRREGSGAMDLLLGRPLTSAQARQEKTGVLTGVALLGLDALSSAAYGPEAALTVLRPLGAAGLWLLLPITAAIVGLLMIVAGSYAQTIAAYPSGGGAYTVARQNLGRGAGLLAATALMLDYMLNVAVGISAGTGALVSAFPVLEPHILPITLGVLALLTLVNLRGVSEAGAVFVVPTWFFIGSLGLVLGVGLIKLLLGHATPVQAPPPLVVPAAPVGAWLILRAFASGCTAMTGVEAISNAVPIFRDPAIRRARVTLGLIVGILVTMLLGIALLCRVYGVGATDPTGAHYQTVLSQLIAAVMGRGAFYYVAMGAILCVLALSANTSYAGFPLVCQVLAHERYLPPGFAHRGRRLALSRGILTLSGLAALLLIACKGITDRLIPLFAIGALMAFTLSQAGMVMHWNRHRGEGWQWRRALNGAGAVMTAITLVIVGVSKFTHGGWAAFVIIPVGIVLLSRIHAAYLRTRRASELKRPLHLTPGPPFVAVVPVDRWSHASETALRFALELSDDVRAVHICSGDTDEDALDSQWQHFVQGPLLEAGRRPPPLVHVSSPYRAVVWPLLDYLDSLLAETPGRTVAIVLPELLEKRWYRAMLYGRRSELLRSALLLSGERRLVVVSVPWYLRTPEHPAPHSAWADSAHPDDG is encoded by the coding sequence ATGCCCCGGCGCCGGGAGGGCAGTGGCGCCATGGACCTGCTCCTGGGGCGCCCGCTCACCAGCGCCCAGGCGAGACAGGAGAAGACGGGGGTCCTCACCGGCGTGGCGCTGCTCGGGCTGGACGCGCTGTCCTCCGCCGCGTACGGCCCGGAGGCCGCCCTCACCGTGCTGCGCCCGCTGGGGGCCGCGGGCCTGTGGCTGCTCCTGCCCATCACGGCCGCCATCGTCGGGCTCCTGATGATCGTCGCGGGCTCGTACGCGCAGACCATCGCGGCGTACCCGAGCGGCGGCGGGGCGTACACCGTCGCGCGGCAGAACCTGGGGCGCGGGGCGGGGCTGCTGGCCGCCACGGCGTTGATGCTGGACTACATGCTCAACGTGGCCGTGGGCATCTCCGCCGGCACGGGCGCCCTGGTGTCCGCGTTCCCCGTGCTCGAGCCCCACATCCTGCCCATCACCCTGGGCGTGCTGGCGCTGCTCACGCTGGTCAACCTGCGCGGCGTGAGCGAGGCGGGGGCCGTGTTCGTCGTGCCCACGTGGTTCTTCATCGGGTCGCTGGGCCTGGTGCTGGGCGTGGGCCTCATCAAGCTGCTCCTGGGCCACGCGACGCCCGTGCAGGCCCCGCCGCCCCTGGTGGTGCCCGCCGCGCCCGTGGGGGCGTGGCTCATCCTCCGCGCCTTCGCCAGCGGCTGCACGGCGATGACGGGCGTGGAGGCCATCAGCAACGCGGTCCCCATCTTCCGCGACCCGGCCATCCGCCGCGCGCGCGTCACGCTGGGCCTCATCGTCGGCATCCTGGTCACGATGCTGCTGGGCATCGCGTTGCTGTGCCGGGTCTATGGCGTGGGCGCGACGGACCCCACGGGCGCCCACTACCAGACCGTGCTGTCGCAGCTCATCGCGGCGGTGATGGGGCGCGGCGCCTTCTACTACGTGGCCATGGGCGCCATCCTCTGCGTGCTCGCGCTGTCCGCGAACACCAGCTACGCGGGCTTCCCGCTCGTCTGCCAGGTGCTGGCGCACGAGCGCTACCTGCCGCCGGGCTTCGCGCACCGGGGCCGCAGGCTGGCCCTGTCGCGCGGCATCCTCACCTTGTCAGGGCTGGCGGCCCTCCTGCTCATCGCCTGCAAGGGCATCACCGACCGGCTGATTCCCCTGTTCGCCATTGGCGCGCTGATGGCGTTCACGCTGTCGCAGGCGGGCATGGTGATGCACTGGAACCGCCACCGGGGCGAGGGCTGGCAGTGGCGCCGCGCGCTCAACGGCGCGGGCGCGGTGATGACGGCCATCACCCTGGTCATCGTGGGCGTGTCCAAGTTCACGCACGGCGGCTGGGCCGCGTTCGTCATCATCCCGGTGGGCATCGTGCTGCTGTCGCGCATCCACGCGGCCTACCTGCGCACGCGGCGGGCGTCGGAGCTGAAGCGGCCCCTGCACCTGACACCGGGGCCGCCGTTCGTCGCGGTGGTGCCGGTGGACCGCTGGTCGCACGCGTCGGAGACGGCGCTGCGCTTCGCGCTGGAGCTGAGCGACGACGTGCGCGCGGTGCACATCTGCAGCGGCGACACCGACGAGGACGCGCTGGACTCGCAGTGGCAGCACTTCGTCCAGGGGCCGCTGCTGGAGGCCGGCCGCCGGCCTCCGCCGCTCGTGCACGTGTCGTCGCCCTACCGCGCGGTGGTGTGGCCGCTGCTGGACTACCTGGACTCGCTGCTCGCGGAGACCCCCGGACGCACCGTCGCCATCGTGCTGCCGGAGCTGCTGGAGAAGCGCTGGTACCGCGCCATGCTGTACGGCCGCCGCTCGGAGCTGCTGCGCAGCGCGCTGCTCCTGTCCGGCGAGCGGCGCCTGGTGGTGGTCAGCGTGCCCTGGTACCTGCGCACGCCGGAGCACCCCGCGCCGCATTCAGCGTGGGCCGACTCCGCGCACCCCGACGACGGCTGA
- the gspN gene encoding type II secretion system protein GspN, producing MASETKTARWKLILGYTAFALVAFVLCLMFTFPYDAVRSRLVTEAAAQGLAVRIGGLRPGLSGVTATNVRVSKPPSPLGADAVAALARGESGGMGPDELGEALTFDSVALRPSLFPPGVVLKLKGMGGTVNVHVGGLSGTALDVDVDGVQAGGGNLPAYTGVDMEGTVNAKVSLQAPGTMVRGQPVDWSQATGTVVMDTQGLTIKGGKAAIPMGGGPAMPMDLPRVLLGELKGDIQFDKGLGTVRDLNLKSEDLEGSGTGTVKLGRRLEYSELALDVRLKFEQAFQQRLGPLALAVNMLPADRDNPGWRGGRLTGMVGSPRFAPKH from the coding sequence ATGGCCTCCGAAACGAAGACCGCCCGCTGGAAGCTCATCCTCGGCTACACCGCGTTCGCCCTGGTGGCGTTCGTCCTCTGCCTGATGTTCACCTTCCCGTACGACGCGGTCCGCTCGCGGCTGGTGACGGAAGCCGCGGCCCAGGGGCTCGCGGTGCGCATTGGCGGTCTGAGGCCCGGCCTGTCCGGCGTCACCGCCACCAACGTGCGCGTGAGCAAGCCCCCCTCGCCGCTGGGTGCGGACGCCGTGGCGGCGCTCGCCCGGGGCGAGTCCGGCGGCATGGGCCCCGACGAGCTGGGTGAAGCGCTCACCTTCGACAGCGTGGCGCTGCGCCCGTCCCTCTTTCCGCCCGGCGTGGTGCTGAAGCTCAAGGGCATGGGCGGCACGGTGAACGTCCACGTGGGCGGCCTGAGCGGCACGGCGCTGGACGTGGACGTGGACGGAGTGCAGGCGGGCGGCGGCAACCTGCCCGCGTACACCGGCGTGGACATGGAGGGCACCGTGAACGCGAAGGTGTCGCTCCAGGCGCCCGGCACGATGGTGCGCGGCCAACCGGTGGACTGGTCCCAGGCGACGGGCACCGTGGTGATGGACACCCAGGGGCTCACCATCAAGGGCGGCAAGGCGGCCATCCCCATGGGGGGCGGCCCGGCGATGCCCATGGACCTGCCGCGCGTGCTGCTGGGCGAGCTGAAGGGCGACATCCAGTTCGACAAGGGCCTGGGCACGGTGCGGGACCTGAACCTCAAGAGCGAGGACCTGGAGGGTTCGGGCACCGGCACGGTGAAGCTGGGCCGGAGGCTGGAGTACAGCGAGCTGGCGCTCGACGTGCGGCTGAAGTTCGAGCAGGCCTTCCAGCAGCGCCTGGGGCCCCTGGCGCTCGCGGTGAACATGCTGCCGGCGGACCGGGACAACCCGGGTTGGCGCGGCGGCCGGCTCACCGGCATGGTGGGCAGCCCGCGCTTCGCGCCCAAACACTAG